A genomic region of Rhizobium sp. NXC24 contains the following coding sequences:
- a CDS encoding polysaccharide deacetylase family protein: MTFRLLLAGLAVSLSLAGCATKPGNEASLKTSFAAEELRHKPLKANDPVEMEPTKWASAELETRETVDNGGPHHLAGRTLEVSSLHDLKLDDKEVILSFDDGPAPGKTERILSTLDKFGVKAAFMMVGQMAEAHPATARKVFADGDTIGSHTFRHPDLDKMSFDMAMAEITRGEHAVAKVIGTDVSFFRFPYLADSKHLRTAVAMRDLVVMDVDIDSKDYFNSTPSAVVTRTMNQLYKRGRGIILMHDIHQRTATMLPTLLSRLEREGYKVVTLKYKGTSAPATNLIAQASVTVVR; the protein is encoded by the coding sequence ATGACCTTCCGTCTTCTCTTGGCCGGCCTTGCCGTATCCCTATCCCTTGCCGGCTGCGCCACAAAACCGGGCAACGAGGCGTCACTGAAGACGAGTTTTGCAGCGGAAGAGCTGCGTCATAAGCCGCTGAAGGCCAACGACCCAGTCGAAATGGAGCCGACCAAATGGGCCAGCGCCGAGCTTGAAACCAGGGAGACGGTCGATAACGGCGGTCCGCATCACCTCGCCGGGCGCACGCTGGAAGTTTCTTCGCTGCACGATCTGAAGCTGGACGACAAGGAAGTCATTCTCAGCTTCGACGACGGTCCGGCTCCGGGCAAGACGGAGCGCATCCTCTCCACGCTCGACAAATTCGGCGTCAAGGCGGCCTTCATGATGGTCGGCCAGATGGCGGAGGCGCACCCGGCCACCGCCCGCAAGGTCTTTGCCGACGGAGACACCATCGGCAGCCACACCTTCCGCCATCCCGATCTCGACAAGATGAGCTTCGACATGGCAATGGCCGAGATCACCCGCGGCGAGCACGCCGTTGCCAAGGTCATCGGTACGGATGTTTCCTTCTTCCGCTTCCCCTATCTCGCTGATTCCAAGCACCTGCGCACCGCCGTCGCCATGCGGGATCTCGTCGTCATGGATGTGGATATCGACAGCAAGGACTATTTCAACTCGACGCCCTCAGCCGTCGTAACCCGCACCATGAACCAACTGTACAAGCGCGGTCGCGGCATCATCCTGATGCACGACATCCACCAGCGCACGGCCACCATGCTGCCAACCCTACTGTCGCGTCTCGAAAGAGAGGGCTACAAGGTCGTGACGCTGAAGTACAAGGGCACCTCCGCACCTGCAACCAACCTGATCGCTCAGGCCAGCGTCACGGTTGTGCGCTGA
- a CDS encoding ABC-F family ATP-binding cassette domain-containing protein, whose protein sequence is MISISDLSARIAGRLLIDHASVTLPAGTKAGLVGKNGAGKSTLFRVITGDLAAESGSVSIPRNARIGQVAQEAPGTEEPLIEIVLKADKERTALLTEAETATDPHRIADIQTRLADIGAHSAEARAASILAGLGFDHEAQHRPASSFSGGWRMRVALAAVLFSEPDLLLLDEPTNYLDLEGTLWLEDYIRRYPHTVIIISHDRDLLNTAVNSIVHLDQKKLTFYRGSYDQFERQKAEADELQMKAKAKNEAARKHLQSFIDRFKAKATKARQAQSRVKALERMGTVAAVIEDHVMGFSFPEPEKQAASPIIAVTGGAVGYEPGKPILKRLNLRIDADDRIALLGSNGNGKSTFAKFVSGRLDAESGDVKLAPNLKIGFFAQHQLDDLVPNQTAVEHVRRRMPDAPEAKVRARVAQMGLATEKMDTQVKDLSGGEKARLLMGLAAFDAPNLLILDEPTNHLDIDSRNALIQALNDYSGAVILISHDRHLIEATVDQLWLVRDGTVATFDGDLEDYRSLVVASPKPRDDKGKTNGADDSVSKADQRKLNADRRASLAPLKKKINEIESLTGKLEKLIQALDAELADPALYEKAPAKAAEKAKQRSDAAEKLAAAEEQWLELSSEYESGMAG, encoded by the coding sequence ATGATTTCGATTTCCGATCTTTCCGCCCGCATTGCCGGCCGCCTCCTCATCGACCATGCCAGCGTGACGCTTCCGGCGGGCACGAAGGCGGGGCTTGTCGGCAAGAACGGCGCCGGCAAGTCGACATTGTTCCGTGTGATCACCGGCGATCTTGCCGCCGAAAGCGGCTCGGTCTCCATTCCGCGCAATGCCCGCATCGGCCAGGTGGCGCAGGAAGCGCCGGGTACCGAGGAGCCGCTGATCGAGATCGTTCTGAAGGCCGACAAGGAACGCACCGCCCTGCTCACGGAAGCCGAAACGGCGACCGATCCGCATCGCATCGCCGACATCCAGACGCGCCTTGCCGATATCGGCGCCCATTCGGCCGAAGCGCGCGCCGCCAGCATTCTCGCCGGCCTCGGCTTTGACCATGAGGCACAGCACCGACCCGCCTCCTCCTTTTCCGGCGGCTGGCGCATGCGCGTGGCGCTCGCAGCGGTACTTTTCTCCGAGCCGGACCTGCTGCTGCTCGACGAGCCGACCAACTATCTCGACCTCGAAGGCACGCTCTGGCTGGAAGATTACATCCGCCGCTATCCGCACACGGTCATCATCATCTCGCATGACCGCGATCTTCTGAACACGGCCGTCAATTCCATCGTCCATCTCGATCAAAAGAAGCTGACCTTCTATCGCGGCTCCTACGACCAGTTCGAGCGGCAAAAGGCGGAGGCCGACGAGCTGCAGATGAAGGCGAAGGCGAAGAACGAGGCGGCGCGCAAGCACCTGCAGAGTTTCATCGATCGCTTCAAGGCCAAGGCAACCAAGGCCCGGCAGGCGCAATCGCGTGTCAAGGCGCTGGAACGCATGGGCACGGTCGCCGCCGTCATCGAAGATCATGTGATGGGCTTCAGCTTTCCGGAGCCGGAAAAGCAGGCAGCGTCGCCGATCATCGCCGTCACTGGCGGCGCGGTCGGCTACGAGCCCGGCAAGCCGATCCTGAAACGCCTCAACCTGCGCATCGACGCCGACGACCGCATCGCCCTGCTCGGCTCCAACGGCAACGGCAAGTCCACCTTCGCGAAATTCGTCTCCGGCCGCCTCGATGCCGAAAGCGGCGATGTGAAGCTGGCGCCGAACCTGAAGATCGGCTTCTTTGCCCAGCATCAGCTTGACGATCTCGTGCCCAACCAGACCGCCGTCGAGCATGTGCGGCGCCGCATGCCCGACGCGCCGGAAGCGAAGGTGCGCGCCCGCGTCGCCCAGATGGGCCTTGCGACCGAGAAGATGGACACGCAGGTGAAGGATCTCTCCGGCGGCGAGAAAGCGCGGCTGTTGATGGGGCTTGCCGCCTTCGATGCACCGAATCTTCTGATCCTCGACGAACCGACCAACCATCTCGACATCGACAGCCGCAATGCGCTGATTCAGGCGCTGAACGACTATTCCGGCGCGGTCATCCTGATTTCGCACGATCGCCACCTCATCGAGGCCACTGTCGACCAGCTGTGGCTCGTGCGCGACGGCACGGTTGCCACCTTCGACGGCGACCTGGAGGACTATCGCAGCCTCGTCGTCGCCAGTCCCAAGCCGAGGGACGACAAGGGTAAGACCAATGGCGCTGACGATTCCGTCTCCAAGGCGGATCAGCGCAAGCTCAATGCCGACCGCCGCGCCTCGCTGGCACCGCTCAAGAAAAAGATCAACGAAATCGAATCCTTGACCGGCAAGCTGGAGAAACTGATTCAGGCGCTTGATGCGGAACTTGCAGATCCCGCCCTCTATGAGAAGGCACCTGCAAAGGCGGCCGAGAAAGCCAAGCAACGCTCCGACGCGGCGGAAAAGCTTGCAGCCGCGGAAGAGCAATGGCTTGAGCTTTCGTCTGAATATGAAAGCGGGATGGCCGGCTAG
- a CDS encoding DinB family protein, whose amino-acid sequence MLRHYRMFADYNRWANALLYDAAAELSDAEYREDRGAFFGSLHGTLNHILVGDRAWMHRFTGIGEMPAALDIILHDNLTDLRAAREAEDRRIIDWMDTLDDEALAADITYTPITRPGVITHPLMPALTHFFNHQTHHRGQCHMILTAMGKPSLSLDLIYFVRTDGKRWM is encoded by the coding sequence ATGCTGAGACATTACAGAATGTTCGCCGATTACAACCGCTGGGCCAACGCCCTGCTTTACGATGCCGCCGCTGAGCTCAGCGATGCCGAGTATCGCGAGGACCGAGGCGCCTTTTTCGGCTCGCTGCACGGCACGCTCAATCACATTCTGGTCGGCGATCGCGCCTGGATGCATCGCTTCACCGGCATCGGCGAAATGCCGGCAGCCTTGGACATCATATTGCACGACAATCTTACGGATCTTCGTGCCGCTCGCGAGGCTGAGGACCGGCGCATCATCGATTGGATGGACACGCTCGATGATGAGGCGCTTGCTGCCGACATCACCTACACGCCGATTACCCGGCCAGGTGTCATCACCCATCCGTTGATGCCGGCGCTCACTCATTTCTTCAACCATCAGACCCACCACCGCGGCCAATGCCACATGATACTGACGGCAATGGGCAAACCGTCGCTAAGTCTCGATCTGATTTATTTCGTGCGCACGGACGGAAAGCGCTGGATGTGA
- the ndk gene encoding nucleoside-diphosphate kinase, with product MAIERTFSMIKPDATKRNLTGAITKIFEDNGLRVIASKRVWMSKREAEGFYAVHKDRPFFGELVEGMTSGPTVVQVLEGEGAILKNREIMGATNPANAAEGTIRKIHALSIGENSVHGSDAPETAAIEIAYWFSETEIVG from the coding sequence ATGGCGATTGAACGCACTTTTTCGATGATCAAGCCGGACGCAACCAAGCGTAACCTGACCGGCGCCATCACCAAGATTTTTGAGGACAATGGCCTGCGCGTCATCGCTTCCAAGCGCGTTTGGATGAGCAAGCGCGAAGCCGAAGGCTTCTACGCCGTTCATAAGGACCGTCCCTTCTTCGGCGAGCTCGTCGAAGGCATGACCTCCGGCCCGACCGTCGTTCAGGTTCTGGAAGGCGAAGGCGCCATCCTGAAGAACCGCGAAATCATGGGCGCGACCAACCCGGCCAACGCTGCCGAAGGCACGATCCGCAAGATCCATGCTCTGTCGATCGGCGAAAACTCCGTTCACGGCTCGGACGCTCCGGAAACCGCTGCGATCGAAATCGCCTACTGGTTCTCCGAAACCGAAATCGTCGGCTGA
- a CDS encoding CGNR zinc finger domain-containing protein: MSFSWTPHRFSGGALALDVANSVIMRHDDERRTDRFEAPGQMESFPKAAMNFCAERALFGDILPVRQENRSGFLDLREAIDRYFRARILDRDADALLADLLEALSKVLRRATSPDGLDAATVHSTLRLIAMPDPDRMKICRNCGWLFIDRSKNKSRAWCDMAVCGNRAKANRHYRRKKEESAP; this comes from the coding sequence ATGAGCTTTTCCTGGACCCCACATCGGTTTTCCGGCGGCGCACTGGCGCTGGACGTCGCCAACAGCGTCATAATGCGCCACGACGATGAGCGGCGCACCGATCGTTTCGAGGCGCCGGGGCAGATGGAAAGCTTTCCGAAAGCGGCGATGAATTTCTGCGCCGAGCGGGCCTTGTTCGGCGATATCCTGCCGGTGAGGCAGGAGAATAGATCCGGCTTTCTCGATCTGCGTGAAGCGATCGATCGCTATTTTCGCGCCCGCATCCTCGACCGTGACGCCGACGCGCTGTTGGCCGATCTGCTGGAGGCGCTGTCGAAGGTGCTGCGTCGGGCCACCTCGCCCGATGGGCTCGACGCCGCGACGGTGCATTCGACGCTGCGGCTCATTGCCATGCCTGATCCGGACCGCATGAAAATCTGCCGCAACTGCGGCTGGCTGTTCATCGACCGCAGCAAGAACAAAAGCCGGGCCTGGTGCGACATGGCGGTCTGCGGCAACCGCGCCAAGGCGAACCGGCACTATCGCCGCAAGAAGGAGGAGAGTGCGCCATGA
- a CDS encoding branched-chain amino acid ABC transporter permease — protein sequence MAYLLQQLANAVPLAALYAALAFGYAVAFGVMKRADITYGALFAFAGQMLVLFTDVGYTRMFLILPAALAFGAVIALAYTLGTSFLIGRSVMLPLSRKSPNTIIVAALGMMIILMETARLASNTRGIWLPPFLNEMIVFWDSGNFRVTLTEIQLINTALMVVVILGGAYVLRYTGWGRIWRAVTDDALAAELCGTSANRVFLLAYMASALVATACGLLATCYYGTMDFGAGLMFGLKVLMIAAVGGYSDPLKSAGGAALLGLFETMWGAYGPFLWRDFVIFSLLVLLLVLSRRERVAP from the coding sequence ATGGCCTATCTCCTGCAGCAATTGGCAAATGCCGTTCCGCTTGCCGCACTCTATGCGGCGCTGGCTTTCGGCTATGCCGTTGCTTTCGGTGTGATGAAGCGGGCCGATATCACCTATGGCGCGCTGTTCGCCTTTGCCGGCCAGATGCTGGTCCTGTTCACCGACGTCGGCTACACGAGGATGTTTCTCATTCTTCCGGCCGCACTCGCCTTCGGCGCTGTCATTGCGCTCGCCTATACGCTGGGGACGAGCTTCCTCATCGGCCGTTCGGTCATGCTGCCGCTGTCGCGCAAATCGCCCAATACGATCATCGTCGCAGCCCTCGGAATGATGATCATATTGATGGAGACTGCGCGACTGGCCTCCAATACACGCGGTATTTGGCTACCGCCTTTCCTCAATGAGATGATCGTCTTCTGGGACAGCGGCAATTTCCGGGTGACGCTGACCGAGATCCAGCTCATCAATACGGCGCTAATGGTTGTGGTGATCCTCGGGGGCGCCTATGTGCTGAGATATACCGGATGGGGGCGCATCTGGCGGGCGGTGACGGATGATGCGCTGGCGGCCGAGCTTTGCGGCACAAGTGCCAACCGCGTCTTTCTCCTGGCGTATATGGCCTCGGCATTGGTCGCAACCGCCTGCGGCCTGCTGGCGACTTGCTATTACGGCACGATGGATTTCGGCGCCGGGCTGATGTTCGGGCTGAAGGTGCTGATGATTGCCGCTGTCGGCGGTTATTCCGATCCGCTGAAATCGGCGGGTGGCGCGGCATTGCTCGGCCTTTTCGAGACCATGTGGGGCGCCTACGGGCCGTTCCTCTGGCGCGATTTCGTGATCTTCTCGTTGCTCGTCCTGCTGCTGGTGTTGAGCCGGCGGGAGCGTGTGGCCCCGTAG